The Leishmania braziliensis MHOM/BR/75/M2904 complete genome, chromosome 24 DNA window TACGCTCTTATCCGCTCTATTGCTCAGGCACAAGCGGCTTCTTCGCTGGCGTGCGTTGGTTTGTGTGGGGGTTTGCCGGCGTGAGTTATGTACCAAAGTCTACAAGGGTACacgtacacccacacacgcccttAGCACTGTCGCGGTGGCGATAAGACTCCCTTGCCCTCCTCATCCCGGCGCACAAAGCAAGCATGCCCCCTGCAGCTTGACCTCCGTACTGgtgacaagagagagagaacgcacCGCGATGAGGTGTCCTTTAACCCTCACACGCACTGTCACAGAGAAACCCACCGCGGAAGAGTGAAGAAGGCATGCacgccaccccacccacccacccccagAAGAGGAACCGCACCAGAGAAAGCAAAGAGGCggcaggagggagggagagaacaaagCGAGATAACTACAGAGGATGAAGCGTCCACTAACGAAAACACCAACTCCGCCGGccgcaaaggaaaaagaaggcggcggaggcggaggcccGGAGGGGGGGGACCGACGAAGGATGCGTGAGAGGCGAGAgcgtcagagagagagaggggcggagggcggAGGACGTGCaatgaacacacacacacacgcacacgcacgtatgCGCGAACAGACGTTGAGATACCAAAGTCAGTCGTTACGCGGAAACGTACGCGCTGTTGTGCGAGTGTAAGCGACGACATTGCCACGGTAGGTAGTTGGGATAGGGAAAATGTagagaggtagagagacGTCAGAGACaagcggtgccgccgccgcgtcagcagcagtccTCCACTTTCATCTTCCCCCGCCGACTTCCTCCGGCGTTATGCCTCACGCTTCGGAGCGCCGTCTCACCTTAGATTTTGCTAAAAGAGGAGTTCTTGAGCGGTGCTGTGCAGTTGGGGAAGCGTGCAACCAGCTTGCAGGCCGTCGTCACCACATCCCCGGTGGTAATGCCAAACTTCTTGTATAGCGCACCCGCGGGGGCGGAGGCACCGAAGCCAGACATGCCCACATGCGCATGGGAGTACTTCTCCCAGCCGAAGCTGAGGTACGCTTCCACTGACACCACCGGCACGCCATCGGGGAACACTGACTTGCGGTACTTATCCGACTGCGCGTCAAATAGCTCCTGGCACGGCATCGACACGACGCTCACGCGTAGCTCACCGGATAGCGCCTTGGCAGCATCGACCGCCAGCGACACCTCTGAGCCGCTCGCCACGATCACGAGTTGCGGGTTAGGCACCTCTGCTAGCGGGTAGGCACCGCGCTTCACACCTTCGATGCTCGACCCCGGCTGCGGCACGGTGTTCTGACGGCTCAAGCACAGAACTGTTGGAGTACGGGCACTGGTCACCGCAACAGCCCACGCGCCACTCGTCTCCGTTTGGTCGCTAGGACGTATCACCTGCAGGTTCGGCATGGCGCGCAGGGCAGCCACCAGCTCGACGGGTTGGTGAGTTGGTCCATCCTCGCCGAGGCCAATGCTGTCGTGTGTTGCCACGTAGATGGCACGGTGGTGTGAGAGCGCCGCAAGacgcaccgcagcgaggGCGTAGCCGACAAAGTTGAGGAAGGTGCCGCCAAACGGGATGAGACCGCCGTGGGCGTCGAGGCCGTTGAGGATAGCGCACATGGCGTGCTCACGGACACCGAAGCGAATGTAGCGACCCTCGTAGCTGCCCGGGGCAAAGTCCGTCAAGTTCGCCGACGCGGGGCGCGTCAGGTTGCTCGGCGTGAGGTCGGCCGACCCACCGATGAGAGCTGGGATGGCCTGGAAGAGCACAGCCAGGCAGTTCTCGCTCGCCTTGCGCGTGGCGATGGGTGAGCAGTTCGTCGGCAGCTTCGCCTCCCACCCGGCCGGCAGCTCGCCCTTCATCTGGGCGACGAAGGCGGAACCCTCGGCTGGGAACGCAGCCATGTACTTGGCCAAGCGCTCCTTCCACGCCTTCTGCTCCATGGCGCACTTCTCCACGTGTTTTTGGAATGCAGAGCGGACGTCCTCATCGACATGGTACTTCTTGCTCGGGTCGCGGCCAAATTTTGTCTTGACACTGGCAATGTCCTCGTCACCCAGCGGAGCGCCGTGTACCTTCTCGGTGCCCTGCTTCGAAGACCCGTACCcgatcgtcgtcgtctgcacaATCATCTTGGGCTTGCCCTTCGTGGCCTTGGCTTCTGCCAATGCCTTGCGCAGTCCATCGTAGTCAGAGTCACCGTTGCAGACCTCAATCACATGAAAACCCATGGACACGTACTTCTGGGTGCAGCTTTCCGTGAAGGAGAGGTCTGTCGAGCCGTCGATGCAGATATGGTTGCTGTCATAGATGACGATAAGCTTCTCCAGGCCGAGGTGGCCCGCGAGGGAGAGTGCTTCCTGGCACACACCCTCCATCAGGCAGCCATCACCACAGTACGCGTACGTGTGGTGGTTCACAATCTCGTGTCCCGGGCGATTGAACGTGGCGGCGAGGTGCGCCTCGGCCATCGCCAGGCCGACCGCATTTGCGATACCCTGGCCAAGCGGCCCAGTCGTCACCTCCACCCCAGACGTCACAAAACGCTCGGGATGGCCCGGGGTGCGGGAGTCCTCCTGGCGGAACCTCTTTAGGTCGTCCATGGTGAGGTCGAAACCGGCCATGTGCAGCAGGGCGTACTGCAGTGCGCAGGCGTGCCCGTTTGACATGACAAAGCGGTCGCGGTCAGCCCAGTGAGGGTCTTGGCTGTTGTACTTCATCACCTCTGTCCACAGGATTGCTGACACTGGTGCCATGCCCATCGGCGTGCCCGGGTGGCCACTGTTGCCGCCTTGCACAATGTCCGCCGCGAGGCAGCGGATGCAGTTTGCAACCTTCTCAATGGAGGCCAttatgtgtgtatgtgggggtGGGCAATCGGCAGGCAGGGTAGAGAAATGGGTTATCGAAATCGAAAGGAAGCGAGACAGGGaggctgggggggggggtgagtgcTACGGGGTCGTGACACGCTCGAGAGACTAGCAGTGTTTTCTGAGTAGTGATGAAGGTGTAGGATGACTAGAGGTGTCGTTGTGCGTTGGGGTGGGGGTATAGGGAAGTGGTTGAAGAGA harbors:
- a CDS encoding transketolase, whose product is MASIEKVANCIRCLAADIVQGGNSGHPGTPMGMAPVSAILWTEVMKYNSQDPHWADRDRFVMSNGHACALQYALLHMAGFDLTMDDLKRFRQEDSRTPGHPERFVTSGVEVTTGPLGQGIANAVGLAMAEAHLAATFNRPGHEIVNHHTYAYCGDGCLMEGVCQEALSLAGHLGLEKLIVIYDSNHICIDGSTDLSFTESCTQKYVSMGFHVIEVCNGDSDYDGLRKALAEAKATKGKPKMIVQTTTIGYGSSKQGTEKVHGAPLGDEDIASVKTKFGRDPSKKYHVDEDVRSAFQKHVEKCAMEQKAWKERLAKYMAAFPAEGSAFVAQMKGELPAGWEAKLPTNCSPIATRKASENCLAVLFQAIPALIGGSADLTPSNLTRPASANLTDFAPGSYEGRYIRFGVREHAMCAILNGLDAHGGLIPFGGTFLNFVGYALAAVRLAALSHHRAIYVATHDSIGLGEDGPTHQPVELVAALRAMPNLQVIRPSDQTETSGAWAVAVTSARTPTVLCLSRQNTVPQPGSSIEGVKRGAYPLAEVPNPQLVIVASGSEVSLAVDAAKALSGELRVSVVSMPCQELFDAQSDKYRKSVFPDGVPVVSVEAYLSFGWEKYSHAHVGMSGFGASAPAGALYKKFGITTGDVVTTACKLVARFPNCTAPLKNSSFSKI